Below is a window of Dromiciops gliroides isolate mDroGli1 chromosome 5, mDroGli1.pri, whole genome shotgun sequence DNA.
TGTGGGGGGACAGGGTAGCGTGGCTTTCTGGCTGGTGGGTTCGGAGGGGTCTCTCAGTACCAGTTGAAGAAAGCTTAGAATGTGGAGAGCCTCTTCCTAAAATTGCCTGTGACAATGCCCCAAATGTGTAGGGATTAAttctgggagagggaaaagacCCCTAGAATGGCCTGTGGGACCTAATGGAGTTGGACTTTGTAGGGAGTAAGGAGGGAGAGGGGTGGCAGGGAGACCCCAACTGGTGGGAAGTAGCTGCCAACAGGTCTTCCCCCTCTACCTTAGAATTCTCCCTGCTCTTTCAAAAGAATGGCAGTTGAACCTTCACTGGTCCTCCTGGGGGAGGTTAAGATTACCTCCCTCAAACCCTTTTCCCATTACTTtccctttcctcagtttcccataGTGTAAGAGAGTTAGATAGAGACCTCACTTCCTAGCACCTTATTGTACtctggtgggagggaggaaatggtGGCCTTTATGTGTCCAAAAGCCACTCCCTGGCCTGTGAGCCCCACCCTGCATGGGCAGGAGTAGTAGTTTGTAGGTTGGCATTCCCTCCTTAGTCTTCTCCTCACCTTCTCAGAGGTGCTTGGAAAGGCCTCTGTTAGCAATTGGGATCTAATTAGGGAGATTGGGCTGTGGGGAGTGAACTTCTTGCTAAACTCCCATCTCTGCTCCCCCATCCTCTCCAAGTGAGACAGAGGGCGTCCCCAGTACTGCCATTCGAGAGATCTCTCTACTCAAGGAACTTAATCACCCCAACATTGTCAAGTAAGTATGTCTTTGAGGAGGCTCCAATATGTTGATATGTTCATACCCAGAGAGTGGGCCTCTgattcccccatctcttcccagTGACACAAACCTGTTTTCAATACATCAATATCAATGatccattttcctccctcccttttggtCACCCTGACCTCTCCTCTGTAGGCTGCTGGATGTTATCCATACAGAAAACAAACTCTACCTGGTTTTTGAATTTCTGCATCAGGATCTGAAGAAGTTCATGGATGCATCTGCCCTCACAGGCATCCCTTTGCCCCTCATTAAGGTAACttgcctctccctcctcttctggtctttgattcttctttttgaTAATAACATCCTTAATATCTATCCCTATATTCCTTGTGTTCAGAGAAAATAGGGGATTCTACCTACGGTAATGGgtttaaaacataaaatacagGTAattcaggttcttccctcaccccccccccccatttgtgcCTTATTTTGTAGCTCATTAATTAGGGCTgggttgggctgggctgggcaaCCAAAAAAGTTGCAACTACAGTGAGTCAACTCCTTATTAACTGCTCAAGTAGAAGGTGAGAGAGTTTTGGATAGAAGAGGTTAACCAGCTCATTTAGCTGAAAGTCTGTAGTTTACTTAAATACTTCTGACATGAAAGCATTATGAGTGCCTTCTGGGGAGGGACAATGACTGCATTTGAAGGATGGGATTCTGGGTTCTTCCTGGGAAGCTATTTTTAGTGcattggtaaaaacaaaaacacaaaaaaaacccttttcattGAATATCAGCTGTGTACAAGGCACTATAAGGGAGAGCTGCATCCTATCAtgctattctttcttctctatatCTCTCTTGCCAGAGCTACCTGTTTCAGCTCCTTCAGGGTCTAGCCTTCTGCCACTCTCACAGAGTCCTCCATCGAGACCTCAAGCCACAGAACCTCCTCATCAATGCTGAAGGCTCCATCAAGCTGGCTGACTTTGGACTAGCCAGGGCCTTTGGAGTACCTGTTCGTACCTACACTCATGAGGTGAGATGCCCATAACCTGTTCTCCTCTTATAGGCACTTCCTGGTAGTCTTCACATACCCTTTGCCAAGTCACTAAATGTTTATGGTTCTCAGTTCctcaatgaatatttatgtaGAACCTCCTATTTTCTTGGCACtttgctagggatacaaacattaaacagttcctgccctcagggagtttacattctatttagAGAGACAACATATTcataaagaaatatatagaaaataaataagagataattttttgagggggaaggaCATTAGGAGGTGAGatcaaggaagattttttttaattgtcaagtaaagttttgaaggaaaaaaaaagattctaagaggtagaggtgagtgGGACGGCATGTGGGGGACAGGTATTGCAAAGATCACATGGCATGTGTTAAGAACAGCAAGAGGGCCAATAgaggagataatttttttttgaataaaagtattttattcttttccagttacatgtagagatagttttcaacattttttaaaataagatttccaatttcaaatttttctccttccctccccctgtcccctagacagcaggtaatctgatataggtttttatatatatgtatataatataataacatcaaacatatttctgcattagtcatgttataagagaagaatcagagcaaaaaggaaaaacctcaaaaaagaaaaacaacagcaccaaaaacaaaagaaataatatgattcaatcagcatccatactccacagttgtttttttttctggatttggaaatccttttccatcatgagtcctttggaactttcttgtactattgtattggtgagaagaatctagtctatcacagttgatcaactcataatgttgatgatactgtgtataatgttcttctggttctgctcatctcactcatcatcagttcatgcaagtccttccaggtttctctgaactctagaGGAGATAATTTTAATAAGATTAGAGGTAATAAGGTAAGTTGGGGTTAGATGTAAAGGGTTTTTAAAGCAAAACAGAGATTATATGTGATCCTAGAAGCAgtgaggagccactggagtttattgaatagggggagGGTACCCTAGATTATATCTCATTTAAGGGAAGAAAGATCCCACAACTGttggagtaggtgctattatcccaattttacatttgaggaaactgaggcaaacaaaggttaagtatgcatctgaggacaaatttgagttcaggtctccctgactgcaggcctatcactctgtccactctgccaccAGTTGCCTCTAAAGTGACATAGGAAAACTTGTCCTTGCAACTATATAGGGGATGGATTTGAATGGAAAGGGACTTGAggctgggagaccaattaggaggctatttcaatagtcttgGCAAAAGGTAACgggggcctgaactagagtggtggctAAGTGGGAAGATGGGAAAGATAGTTTAGATTTAGAATTaataaaatttggcaactgattaaatatgtggggtgagggagagtgataAATTAAGGATAATGTTGAGGTAATAAGTATGAGTTATTGGAAGGAAGGCGAAATAGTTTTAGAAGGGAATAAGTTTAGAGGATTAGGAGATTTCTTTctctacaaaatgaaaaatcaaaggaaaaatgctGGTAAATCTCATCTATTAGTATTATGTTTGTATATTATGCTAAAGCATAtcacattttttccatcataaaaagtattttattttccagtttcatgtaaatataggtttcaacatttgttttcataagatttttagttccaaagttttctcactcccttccctccccttcccaagacagaaagcaatctgatataggttatatatgtacaatcacatcaaacatatttctgcattagtcatgttgtgaaagaagaattagaaaaaaaagggaaaacctcaaaaacagaaaaaacaaaagtagaaacagtatggttcaatctgcattcaggatccacagttcttttttctggatgtggtgaacattttccatcatgagtcctttggaattgtcttggatcattgccctgctgagaagagctaagtctatcacagttgatcatcacacaatgtaaaGCATATTATGattgacaataacaataataataataagaggtAAGGAGCCCCTGACACTCCAGGAAGATCTCAGAATTTAATCCCATTCATTGTGGAATCAAGTTAACTAGACATAAAGCTGGGACAACTAGATAAAAGCACATAGAGGACACAAAACAAATTGTATGGCAAGGTTAAGGACCATGTGTTAGATTGGCTTAGGGTTGGAAAAGATtacggggcggggtgggggggggaatcagTGGGAGATAGCTGAAGAGATGAAAAACTACCCTAAAGATTGGAGTTTTTAGAGAATGCTGTCGAGGCTTGGATTTTCCTATCTAAACATCTCCAACCTTTCCATTCCATTCAGGTGGTAACCCTGTGGTATCGAGCACCAGAAATCCTCTTGGGTTGTAAATACTACTCAACAGCTGTAGATATATGGAGCCTGGGTTGTATCTTTGCTGAGATGGTATGTTATAGACCCTGACCCTGACCCTGACCCTCACCAATCCCCCACATTCTCACCCCCTCCATGGTgctcaagcacacacacacacacatccccctTCAACCTCATGGCATGAAAACATTTAAGAACTACCACACTGGTTAAGACCTATGCTCCAAACAGCCCTACATTAGTTTCTGACAGCAAGTATTGTGGTAGTGGaatggggtgggtgggtgtgctTTTCTTCCCTGATAGTGACTTCAAATGGTAAGATAATTCCCCCACAAAATCCCCATTTCTTTCACCATTGATTTATAGGTAAACCAATTTTTATAGCTATTTCATGCACTCCAAAAGTTTACTCCCTGCAATGGGAAGTAGTGCTTCCTGCACTGAACCTAAAATTTCCTCCCTCAACTTCCTAGgatatctctcctggttctaatAGCACAGAATTCAGGGAGCTTTATAccagtttttattttatagacTTTGAGCATATACTCTCAGCTTTTGACTTTCAAGCACTGGAATCTTGATATTTTTAGTCATGTGGGagcccctctccccatccccttgATTCTTTAAGTTATTCTTCTGAATCTCCTCCAGTTTCAAGGATAATCTCTTTTGAGGTATAGTGACCTGAACTGCCCCCAGTATTCCAGGTACAGATTTACCATAATTTTGACAACTCCTAACCTTTTGTAGGTCTTTTTGGCCAAAGTATCTTCAAAATCAGCAACAAATAGTTATTGAGAGCTCTTTCCCAGGTCCCTTTCCTGTACTGTAGGATcatagaagggaccttgaaggtcatctagtccacccctcccccctcattttatagatgaggaaactgagctaaggGCTCAGAACCCATCATCTTAAAATATATAGCATGGGTTATTTGTCCCTTAATGTATTACCTTACACTTGCCCATATTCCTGTTTCAATCAAtccacaaggatttattaagcacctactgtgtgcccagcactgtgctaggtgctgtggggGATAACAGAAGAAGTGgaagacacagtccctgccctctgtaCTCCTATCTAGAAGTGGCTGCATCACAAGGAGGGGGGATGACTTCAATGCCCACCCCACACCCCGTGAGTGGCTTGGGATCCCCTTGCTGCACATCAGTGGCCCCCActcacccctaccccaacccccccaccccagcctagGGGGATCTGAAAAGCcatggttgggggagggaaggaggaggcgTGGAGATAATAAAGGGGCTTTATTGTCTCAGGCTCAAGTGTGACTGACCCCGTGAAGGGCCCTGGGGGGAGTCATGGGGTCCCATTGACCTTTCACTGCCTGTGGGAACCTCTACTTTCTGTGCAGGAAGGGGTTCACCTACGTCaatcctgcccccccccttctACTTTTCAGATCACCCGTAGGGCTTTATTCCCTGGAGACTCTGAAATTGACCAGCTGTTCAGGATCTTTCGGACCCTGGGGACACCAGATGAGGTAGCTTGGCCAGGAGTGACCTCCATGCCTGATTATAAACCCAGCTTCCCCAAGTGGGCACGACAGGATTTCAGTAAGGTGGTGCCTCCACTAGATGAAGATGGACGGAGCCTGCTATCGGTAAGCTAAGGAGGTGGAAAGAAGCTAGCCTCCTTTTCTGTACCTCACAATCCCAGAACGGTTACCAccaccccatcccacctcccctACCCCTTCTCACCAGGAGAGTCACAAAGAGGTCAGGCCCCTTGGACTCAAAGATCTTACCATTTCCTAAAGAAaagatttttgtgcctttttcttTGGTGCTTTCCTAGGGACTGCCCAGCAAAGCTTAGAGGGGCTAGAGGTTGAAGTTGAGTCATATGGTATGGTGCACTGCAGAAATAGCCCATCTATTTGGAAGGTGGGTGGGATCCTGTTTTTGCAGATCTGTGTTTCAATAGACATACTTGCtaataataatttccttttcttcctccagcaAATGCTGCACTATGACCCTAACAAGCGTGTTTCAGCCAAGGCAGCTCTAACTCATCCTTTCTTCCTGGATGTTACTAAGCCTGTGCCCCACTTGCGACTCTGAGCCATGCTGTGCCCCTACCCCCCAATCCTATCCTCACCTTCTAGGGTAGATCAGCCCTGGCCTGGCTCCAGGGCTGTTTGAACTTAGATAGGGGTCAGGGGAGAGCCACTTTGGCTGCCCCTAACTCAGTTTACCTTCTCACTTTTCCCACTCTGCCCATTTTGGGGATAGGTGGGGATTGGGAGgggtaaaaaaatgaaagggagattCAGTATTCAATGCACTTAAGCCAACCTCTGCCTTCCACTGCCCCCTTCTAGGGCATAAGCAGTGAGACAGACCCTGCAGCCTCAGCTCCTGATCTATGCCGAGGGGGATGGACAAAAGACAGGACCTCAGGGCACCCCACTGTCTGATAAACCACCCCCTCCCTAGGACTTCTGTCTGGTGATGATTGTCTCCTGAGTTTGGGAGTGATACATAGGATTTTCAGCATACCCCTCCCATCCTCCTGCTGCTACTCTTTTTATATAGGACCTACTATAAGCAGAGGGCTAGGTGGGAAACTTTGAAAGAACATTCCACAGGGCCCCTTTTAAATAattgtgtatttttgtttttggtgtgtgtatgtgtgtgcgcttTTCTttgttgtgaatttttttttttaattagataaaaCCACATTTTGTACCCTAGAATGCTCATCTCCCCTCATAGGCTGGAAGAATCAAAACCCAGCGGCAGTAAAGGGCTGCCACAGAGCTAACTGGCCCTAGTTCCCTTGTCTGCCACCCCTCTGTTCTGAAAATGAACTTGGGGTGAAGGATGGGaacaaagggagaagagagggagaattgTTCTTCCTTCTGGTCCATGACTACTTCACTGCTGCCTTGTAAGGGTGGGAGGTGTTTGATTTTCCATCCCTTTTGGAATTGGCCTCTAGTTTCTTTCAGTTAACTGTTGAGCGTCTATGTCTCCTATCCTCCAATGAAGGAAACTCGAAACTGGGGCAGGGCTTAGGGTTAGAAGTCATTTTGAGAATGCCTGACACTTTTTTAAGGGAAGGTTGTGACTGAGCAATGGGAATGCCGAAgaatatttgtttaaaagaaggaaggacaatacTATTTATATTCCAGGTTgtagtagtttttgtttttttgttttgttttgttttttaatcggGGAAGAATTTTGCTGCCATGTGCACCTTTGGGATTTTGTAAGGgaaatcttgaaaaaaatatttttgtcttcctATGGTCTTGTGTGTCCTCACCTCCTATCCCCACAACCAATCCCTGTTAATGTTATTTGTAATTTAGTTTGTTAAGTCATTAAAACAAAGTTCCTAGTTTTATAGCCTGTTTCTTTTATCCTTGGGATTCGGGGGAATGAAGGGCAAGGTCTGGTGATGGGTGAGGCGGTCTTGGATTTTTTTCCAACTGACCCCGCCGGGGCTGAACTTCCCAGATAAATGACTGGAGTCATGCAGCTCTGGAAGCTGGCGGGAGGAAGCCGGAACGGAACACAATTCTTCCCGCCTTACCCCCTTGCTGTAAGTGGGGTCACACAGACCATCGAGTCTGGCCCCTCGGAGCCGGAGATCTACAGCACCTGCATCTTCCCACCCTCCAAGTCCCAGAACGAAGCCCCTCCACATCGCGAACCCAATCAAAAGGCTGGGTCCGAGCAAAGGAGGTCGTGACCTTTGCCCCAACCCCCGGAAGTGAACATTCCCTCTGCCTtcgttcccctcccccctcccccctcccctgtccAATCCAGTAAGAAGATCCTCCTAGGTAAGATATATTTAGGATTGATCTGCAAATTTCTCACGGGAGGAAAGACCTGGTATCAACCCCAAACTTGGGGGTCGAAGGTTAAGAGGCTTCCCTTTTGCCCCGCCTCGTTTGCCAATCAAACTCAAATTCGTGACACGATTGGTCAGTACTCTGCCAGGATCCTTCCCCCATTGCTCACCTGATTAGATGTTTATGAGACGAAAGGAGGAGGTGGGAGTTCGTTGGGTGTCGAGATTCCATTGGTCGCTATAGACGTCCGTTACCAGCACACCGCCCCCTACCTCGGAAACTTTGCTCTTTAATGGCTGCTAATTTGCATGGAACTTCGTTGTTTATTGGTTGCGTGCTTCGTCCGTCAGGGTTCCCTCTCGTATCCATTAGCGACAATGCCGGAAGAACCCACCTTCCCAAAGACGATTGGCGAATGTGTCGACGTAAGCCCCACCTCTGGCGGCGGGTGGGGGAAGCTGCTATTGGTCGAGGCCGCCGCCCCAgggtgaggagaaggaggaggaggtggaggaggaggaggagaagggttTGGTTGACTTGCAGCTGTTTGTCTGTTCGACACTGGCTCGGGCCCGATTGGGTAGACAGAGGCTTAGGTACTGGGGCTGGTGGAGCCGGAGGGGCTGGGGCGGAAGGAGGTGCCGGTgaactggggaggagggaggcccTGCTTTGCGGGTGGTAAGGGGATCGGGCTTCGGCGCCCGCCGGGGCCAGGGAGGGACTAAGGATGAAGGGGGCAGGGCTGGGCAGGCCTAACGGGGAGCTCCTGAGTCGGGGGACGGGCGGGAAGGGAGAGCGAAGTTGGTGGGTGGGGGGTCTGGGTTGTTGGAAAAGGTCAGAAGCCGGGCTGGATCTCCCAGCTAGGCCTGGCTTTGGTCGGGGTAGGATGCGATAGGGTGGGCCTAGCGCATTCTGGAAGTAAGGGGTGCCGGGGGGCTGGGCCTTGCAGGCTAAAGGGGCTTACTTAGGGCAGGGGGTGGTTTAATTGGGGAtgacaaagaggggcagctagagcTGGGCCCTGGAGAAAAGGGGTTGGGGGCGTGGATGAAAGAAACCCATTTCTAGGGCACCAAGGTGGGGGTGGGTTGTGGAGGGGGGCCACACCTGACAGCCTGATGGGCTGCAGCGAGGAGGTGAGGGGGATATTGAAGCTGGGCTGCAAGGGGTCCGCTTGGTGAATGGGGATAAGGATGAACTGGGAGGATCCATGAGGGATTCTTAGGTGGGTGGTATTGGAGCCGAGCTGAAATGTAGAAGATCCCAAAAGGGAATGGGGTGCAGTAACAGAGAACTTTAGTGGTAATGAAGAGTTTAGCTGAGAGAGATTtagactcagtggaaagagttaTGGTGAAAGAAGTAAGCTTTATTTAAGCTGGAAGAGTGGAGAAGTTGAGAAACTTGACACAGACTCTGGGCTCAGTTAAGGAGCTTTTGGGAGGCTATGGGTTCTAAGAGGCTAGAAATTATTCTTCTTGTCCATTTGAGCGATCCCAGTATTGGAGAGAGGGTGGTCAGAGATTCTTGATAGCTACAGTTAGAGAGCAGAAATAAGAGAGACCAGTGTGGTatgatgtttggtttttttctccctATGTTTAGTGACAACCCCAAACtcgtcctccctccctcccatccgaAGTACAGTTGAGTGGAGTGCTCAGTCTTTGCTATTTTTTGTTTCCCTGAGAATTTCATTTGTAAGGGAGCTAGAAAGTGTTTTGGGAGAGTATGGTTAGTTTCATTCCGACCTAGCTGCATAATAAGGTGGTGTTGGTGCTCTGCCCCACACTGAGAAATAGAGAATGGAGGAATTTGAACTGATCATCTTAGAAAGGTGCTTGGAGTCCTCATGTCAGAGTTAGATGAATCTTTCAGTTGTGGGACTCTCTTGATTTTGCTAGCCAGTGATGGAGTTGGGTGGACCAGTTTTTTTTCCACAGAAACTTGGATGAGGTAATTCTGGAGAGGATTTGGCTTAAGAGTGGAAGAATTCTACTCAGGAGCTTGGTTTGTCTGTTCTCAGCTACCTGTCACTAATGGGCTTGGTTTATTTATTATTGGTAACTGGTATTGAACAGTGGCAACATCTGTAGGGTTTGGATGAGAGGTCAGATATGTTGCAGTTAGAAATGAGAGGCTCTGTTGTTATTCACCTCCAAGGACTCCCAACCTAGCAAAGGCCTAACTGTATTATTGATCTCCCTAAAGAGGCTGCTCTAGAAGTGTTGAAGGTAGAAGGCcaattgttttttcccctttggaattttgtttcttttttcattattcttagtttgtattttattaccATATTTTCCCATTATTATTCTACCCAGGGAAAGGAGATGGCAAAGTAGTTCAGATCACATTGGTTCTCTCCTCAACCCCATCCCTACTGCTTAGAAGGCCGTGGTCTTAGTTTTGCCTACCCTCTCCCCCTAACTTCTGCCTCCTGAGCCattccttttccatcttccttttttgtgtgcTTGTCTTAGTCTCTCTTCAGTGATTGATCATCACAGTTCTGTTTCCTTTTATCTTGCCCCTCTTGCCTCTTTGAGCAGACACTTTGTTCACTTTGCCTTTTCCACTGTTCAAGCAGATAGCTTCTCTGCTAATGGTCCTTTTGCTTGATATTCTAGG
It encodes the following:
- the CDK2 gene encoding cyclin-dependent kinase 2 isoform X2, coding for MDNFQKVEKIGEGTYGVVYKAKNKVTGEVVALKKIRLDTLLDVIHTENKLYLVFEFLHQDLKKFMDASALTGIPLPLIKSYLFQLLQGLAFCHSHRVLHRDLKPQNLLINAEGSIKLADFGLARAFGVPVRTYTHEVVTLWYRAPEILLGCKYYSTAVDIWSLGCIFAEMDLLSTYCVPSTVLGAVGDNRRSGRHSPCPLYSYLEVAASQGGGMTSMPTPHPITRRALFPGDSEIDQLFRIFRTLGTPDEVAWPGVTSMPDYKPSFPKWARQDFSKVVPPLDEDGRSLLSQMLHYDPNKRVSAKAALTHPFFLDVTKPVPHLRL
- the CDK2 gene encoding cyclin-dependent kinase 2 isoform X1 is translated as MDNFQKVEKIGEGTYGVVYKAKNKVTGEVVALKKIRLDTETEGVPSTAIREISLLKELNHPNIVKLLDVIHTENKLYLVFEFLHQDLKKFMDASALTGIPLPLIKSYLFQLLQGLAFCHSHRVLHRDLKPQNLLINAEGSIKLADFGLARAFGVPVRTYTHEVVTLWYRAPEILLGCKYYSTAVDIWSLGCIFAEMDLLSTYCVPSTVLGAVGDNRRSGRHSPCPLYSYLEVAASQGGGMTSMPTPHPITRRALFPGDSEIDQLFRIFRTLGTPDEVAWPGVTSMPDYKPSFPKWARQDFSKVVPPLDEDGRSLLSQMLHYDPNKRVSAKAALTHPFFLDVTKPVPHLRL
- the CDK2 gene encoding cyclin-dependent kinase 2 isoform X3 — encoded protein: MDNFQKVEKIGEGTYGVVYKAKNKVTGEVVALKKIRLDTETEGVPSTAIREISLLKELNHPNIVKLLDVIHTENKLYLVFEFLHQDLKKFMDASALTGIPLPLIKSYLFQLLQGLAFCHSHRVLHRDLKPQNLLINAEGSIKLADFGLARAFGVPVRTYTHEVVTLWYRAPEILLGCKYYSTAVDIWSLGCIFAEMITRRALFPGDSEIDQLFRIFRTLGTPDEVAWPGVTSMPDYKPSFPKWARQDFSKVVPPLDEDGRSLLSQMLHYDPNKRVSAKAALTHPFFLDVTKPVPHLRL